A window of the Dioscorea cayenensis subsp. rotundata cultivar TDr96_F1 chromosome 14, TDr96_F1_v2_PseudoChromosome.rev07_lg8_w22 25.fasta, whole genome shotgun sequence genome harbors these coding sequences:
- the LOC120275806 gene encoding polyadenylate-binding protein-interacting protein 11-like — protein sequence MAVIETAGGADLGSRELDGSMEPAMKNGVADQGSGEGFKRDMRDLEELLSKLNPMAEEFVPPSLANNQQVGGGRPYSTGFGSPDGVGNGIANGGRRKKNGYGQGKRRMNNRTSMAQKEEVIRRTVYVSEIDHQVTEEQLAALFINCGNVVDCRICGDPNSVLRFAFIEFTDEEGARVALSLQGTMLGYYPVRVLPSKTAIAPVNPTFLPKSEDEREMCTRTIYCTNIDKKVSQTHLRNFFETLCGEVYRLRLLGDYHHSTRIAFVEFAMAESAIAALNCSGVVLGSLPIRVSPSKTPVRPRSPRPPVH from the exons ATGGCCGTGATTGAGACCGCTGGAGGTGCCGATCTGGGGAGTCGGGAGCTGGATGGGAGTATGGAACCGGCGATGAAGAATGGAGTCGCCGATCAGGGATCCGGAGAGGGTTTTAAGAGGGATATGAGGGATCTAGAGGAGTTGCTCTCGAAGCTGAATCCGATGGCGGAGGAATTTGTGCCACCGTCCCTTGCGAACAACCAGCAAGTCGGTGGTGGTCGGCCTTATTCCACTGGTTTCGGATCCCCCGATGGTGTTGGGAATGGCATCGCCAATGGTGGTCGGAGG AAGAAGAATGGATATGGACAAGGGAAGCGGCGGATGAATAATAGGACAAGCATGGCGCAGAAAGAAGAAGTTATCAGGAGGACTGTCTATGTTTCTGAGATCGATCACCAG GTCACGGAGGAACAGCTTGCAGCTCTCTTCATTAACTGTGGAAAT GTTGTTGACTGTCGTATTTGTGGTGATCCAAATTCTGTTCTGCGTTTTGCTTTTATAGAATTTACAGATGAGG AGGGTGCAAGGGTTGCTCTAAGTCTTCAAGGAACAATGCTCGGTTACTACCCTGTACGTGTGCTTCCTTCAAAGACTGCAATAGCACCTGTGAACCCGACATTTTTGCCCAAG TCcgaagatgagagagagatgTGCACAAGAACTATCTATTGTACAAATATTGATAAGAAg GTTTCTCAAACACATCTCAGAAACTTCTTTGAGACATTATGTGGAGAG gtCTATCGGTTGAGGCTTCTGGGAGATTATCATCATTCTACCCGAATAGCGTTTGTTGAGTTTGCAATG GCTGAGAGTGCTATTGCCGCTCTCAACTGCAGCGGAGTGGTTCTGGGATCCCTGCCCATAAG GGTTAGCCCCTCAAAGACTCCTGTGCGCCCACGTTCACCCCGCCCACCCGTGCATTGA
- the LOC120275807 gene encoding probable RNA-binding protein ARP1, with amino-acid sequence MAMVHKRTQRSLRSLSVGLHGRHSVTPCADSFAQFGEILEAVVITDKHTGRSKGYGFVTFKDADAATRACHDSTPVIDGRRANCNLASLGAIHRPTATRSSLCNETVIVTYNSSTSSILLLLSCLQILWRV; translated from the exons ATGGCAATGGTGCACAAGAGGACACAACGTTCACTAAGATCTTTGTCGGTGGGCTTGCATGGGAGACACAGCGTGACACCGTGCGCCGATTCTTTTGCTCAGTTCGGTGAGATCCTTGAGGCTGTTGTCATCACCGATAAACACACCGGCCGTTCCAAAGGCTATGGCTtt gTTACATTTAAGGACGCAGATGCAGCAACGAGGGCTTGCCATGATTCAACACCGGTGATTGATGGTCGGAGAGCTAACTGCAACCTCGCTTCGCTCGGCGCTATCCACCGCCCCACGGCCACCCGCTCCTCGTTATG CAATGAGACGGTTATTGTCACCTACAACTCATCAACCAGCTCCATACTCCTATTACTATCCTGTTTAcag